A stretch of Lathyrus oleraceus cultivar Zhongwan6 chromosome 6, CAAS_Psat_ZW6_1.0, whole genome shotgun sequence DNA encodes these proteins:
- the LOC127095775 gene encoding ribonuclease H2 subunit A, which translates to MGSEAMVPEWASEPCIMGIDEAGRGPVLGPMVYGCLYCPLSYKKTLATLSFADSKTLKEEKREELFEALKGNDSIGWAVDVIDPKELSAKMLKKNKINLNEISHDSAMGLVDRVLKIGVLLTEVYIDTVGDPGKYEAKMSKNFPSIKFASID; encoded by the exons ATGGGATCCGAAGCTATGGTTCCAGAATGGGCATCGGAGCCTTGCATAATGGGAATCGACGAAGCCGGAAGAGGTCCCGTTCTTGGTCCTATGGTCTATGGCTGTTTATACTGTCCTCTCTCCTACAAGAAAACCCTAGCTACTTTGAGTTTCGCCG ATTCTAAGACTCTGAAGGAAGAGAAGAGGGAGGAATTATTTGAAGCTTTGAAAGGCAACGATTCTATTGGATGGGCTGTTGATGTCATTGATCCAAAGGAACTCTCTGCTAAAATGCTCAAGAA GAATAAGATAAACTTGAATGAGATATCACATGACTCTGCTATGGGCCTCGTTGATAGGGTCCTCAAAATCGGAGTGCTTCTAACCGAG GTTTATATTGATACGGTCGGAGATCCAGGGAAATATGAGGCAAAAATGTCTAAAAATTTCCCATCTATCAAATTTGCTTCGATTGATTGA
- the LOC127095776 gene encoding homeobox-leucine zipper protein REVOLUTA: protein MAMAVAQQQRDNSIERHIDSSGKYVRYTAEQIEALEKVYVECSKPSSLRRQQLIRECPVLGNIEPKQIKVWFQNRRCREKQRKEASQLQTMNRKLAAMNKLLTEENERLQKQVSELVNENGFMRQQLQPAVSAAPNADGNGNDSAAATPRSTMRDANSPAGFQSIAEETLTEFLSKATGTAVEWVQMPGMKPGPDSVGIFAISQGCNGVAARACGLVSLEPSKIVEILKDRSTWFRDCRSSEMFTMFSTGNGGTIELLYTQTYSPMTLSTARDFWTLRYTTNLDNGSIVVINIFFNGEVFYFTVYALGKLMNVKEDESQLSAIARQGSGSACRSLFGGFVKWIMGKEENGSDSLAVQLADEKHWDELVIVIAVVSSRQKETSSTSGMRLLKQVCFYSTEQR, encoded by the exons ATGGCAATGGCTGTTGCACAACAGCAGAGAGATAACAGCATTGAGAGACACATTGATTCTTCTGGGAAATATGTGCGCTACACTGCTGAACAGATTGAAGCTTTGGAGAAGGTTTATGTGGAATGCTCTAAGCCAAGTTCCTTGAGAAGGCAACAGCTGATTCGGGAGTGTCCGGTTTTAGGCAACATTGAGCCTAAGCAAATCAAGGTTTGGTTTCAGAATAGAAG GTGTAGAGAGAAGCAGAGAAAAGAGGCTTCTCAGCTTCAGACTATGAATAGGAAACTAGCGGCAATGAACAAGCTGTTGACGGAGGAAAATGAGCGGTTGCAGAAACAGGTTTCGGAGCTGGTGAATGAGAATGGGTTTATGCGCCAGCAATTGCAACCC GCCGTCTCAGCAGCTCCAAATGCTGATGGCAATGGCAATGATTCTGCGGCTGCTACTCCTCGGAGTACCATGAGAGATGCTAATAGCCCTGCTGG ATTCCAATCAATTGCAGAGGAAACATTGACAGAGTTCCTTTCAAAGGCTACAGGAACTGCTGTCGAATGGGTCCAGATGCCTGGGATGAAG CCTGGTCCGGATTCGGTTGGGATATTTGCCATTTCTCAAGGTTGTAACGGAGTGGCAGCTCGAGCCTGTGGTCTTGTTAGTTTAGAACCTTCAAAG ATTGTGGAAATCCTTAAAGACCGCTCAACTTGGTTTCGGGATTGTCGGAGTTCAGAAATGTTCACAATGTTCTCAACTGGAAATGGAGGGACAATTGAACTTCTTTACACACAG ACATATTCTCCAATGACGCTGTCTACTGCTCGGGATTTCTGGACTCTAAGATACACTACAAATCTTGACAATGGAAGTATTGTGGTGA TCAACATATTTTTTAATGGCGAAGTCTTCTATTTTACAGTTTATGCCCTTGGGAAGCTAATGAATGTCAAAGAAGATGAAAGCCAGCTATCTGCTATTGCAAG GCAAGGATCAGGCAGTGCTTGTCGCAGCTTATTTGGGGGATTTGTCAAGTGGATAATGGGGAAA GAGGAGAATGGAAGCGATAGTCTCGCAGTTCAACTTGCTGATGAAAAGCATTGGGATGAACTTGTTATTGTTATTGCCGTG GTTAGCTCTCGGCAAAAGGAAACAAGCAGCACCTCAGGAATGCGACTGTTGAAACAAGTTTGCTTTTACAGCACAGAGCAAAGGTAG